A single Phragmites australis chromosome 4, lpPhrAust1.1, whole genome shotgun sequence DNA region contains:
- the LOC133917016 gene encoding ADP,ATP carrier protein 1, mitochondrial-like, with translation MADELRSPSVVHKVYGQSVLLSRISSYSAMNSPVFNNAHSAYKVPLRSYHGTNATVGLSSVMTPSPVFASAPKEKGFSGFMIDFMMGGVSAAVSKTAAAPIERVKLLIQNQDEMLKSGRLSEPYKGIGDCFKRTMKDEGVIALWRGNTANVIRYFPTQALNFAFKDHFKRMFNFKKDKDGYWKWFAGNLASGGAAGACSLFFVYSLDYARTRLANDAKAAKKGGERQFNGLVDVYRKTLASDGIRGLYRGFNISCVGIIVYRGLYFGMYDSLKPVVLVGSLQDNFFASFLLGWGITIGAGLASYPIDTVRRRMMMTSGEAVKYNSSLDAFKQIVAKEGTKSLFKGAGANILRAVAGAGVLAGYDKLQVIAFGKKYGSGGG, from the exons ATGGCGGATGAACTACGTTCTCCATCTGTGGTCCATAAGGTCTATGGGCAGTCCGTGTTATTGAGCAGAATTTCTTCTTATTCTGCCATGAATAGCCCTGTATTCAACAATGCACATTCTGCTTACAAAGTACCCCTGAGGTCATACCATGGGACGAATGCAACTGTTGGGCTCTCATCTGTCATGACACCATCCCCTGTTTTCGCTTCTGCCCCGAAAGAGAAAGGTTTTTCTGGATTTATGATTGACTTTATGATGGGTGGAGTTTCTGCTGCTGTCTCCAAGACAGCTGCTGCTCCAATTGAGCGTGTTAAGCTTTTGATTCAGAACCAGGATGAAATGCTCAAGAGTGGCAGGCTTTCTGAACCCTACAAGGGTATCGGTGACTGCTTTAAACGGACGATGAAAGATGAGGGTGTCATCGCACTGTGGAGAGGAAACACAGCTAATGTCATCCGGTACTTCCCCACACAG GCATTGAACTTTGCCTTCAAGGACCACTTCAAGCGCATGTTCAACTTTAAGAAGGACAAGGATGGGTACTGGAAGTGGTTTGCTGGCAACCTGGCTTCTGGAGGTGCTGCTGGTGCTTGCTCTCTCTTCTTTGTTTATTCTCTGGACTACGCGCGTACGCGTTTGGCCAATGATGCCAAGGCTGCAAAGAAGGGTGGTGAGAGGCAGTTCAATGGACTCGTTGATGTTTACCGCAAGACCCTTGCCAGTGATGGTATCCGTGGCCTCTACCGTGGATTCAATATCTCTTGTGTGGGAATCATTGTCTACCGAGGTCTTTACTTTGGAATGTACGACTCCCTCAAGCCAGTGGTTCTTGTTGGTTCCCTGCAG GATAACTTCTTTGCCAGCTTTTTGCTCGGCTGGGGTATAACCATTGGTGCTGGTCTTGCCTCGTACCCTATTGATACTGTTCGCCGCCGCATGATGATGACATCTGGTGAGGCTGTCAAGTACAACAGCTCCTTGGATGCTTTCAAGCAGATTGTCGCAAAGGAGGGTACCAAGTCCCTCTTCAAGGGTGCTGGCGCAAACATCCTCCGTGCTGTTGCTGGTGCTGGTGTCCTTGCTGGGTACGACAAGCTCCAGGTGATCGCCTTTGGCAAGAAGTACGGCTCTGGCGGTGGCTAA